From Penicillium psychrofluorescens genome assembly, chromosome: 1, one genomic window encodes:
- a CDS encoding uncharacterized protein (ID:PFLUO_000386-T1.cds;~source:funannotate) — translation MCEIAGQPQTAVKPVGKQSQIPSIQQERLAHFTDEEQYREQSILPRLLFEVATGEPHVQLSVYSPPDLSRPTFKETTSNTFTPTKVGTSFGPSWSTHWFRVQITVPRSLAEYDQLEFHWNSSSEALVWSEYGEPLQGLTCGGNVVPGDGTREEWVLPEQWKDGKEHLFYIEMACNTMFGNAAHDDIIQPPPPDKYFQLQKAAIVAVNQDARQLLFDFRIIRDAARLFPEDSWERHHAMRTCTNIMDTFTMGNGEHSVIKKCRVIAQEYLGERVSSETVYDTDTKPIVTAIGHCHIDTCWLWPWVETKRKVARSWAQQYRWLEELYPSVYQRVKEKVRMGSFQPIGGSWVEHDTNMPSGESLVRQFLYGQRYFESRFGRRHTTFWLPDTFGYSSQLPQICRLAGMTRFFTQKLSWNNINKFPHTTFNWVALDGRSQVLCHMTPAEKYNSDATFEDVTRHKSMDQDSTSLLVFGKGDGGGGPTVEHLENLRRCRGISDQVGRLPRVQVGDSVDDFFARLERKEKQGTEFVTWFGELYFEYHRGTYTTQAKTKLNNRRAEAMLHDIEYLATLASLQPSSGYRYPKKELDEMWENVLLCQFHDCLPGSSIAMCYDDTDEASSWRFQSLCYDKIFGIGEKLIKDAGAVFGLDFQPKGVTNLVGINTLSWYRSELVKLPSEGYGLYRGGAGAGTIQPLSAAPVGIATISEIEKGVWVLSNSQYRVTVSEGNIVSLYDIRADREVIPPNCRANQLVVFDDKPLYHQAWDVETYHLSLGSELTGGSSVVTESGPYRVSVETTTRISERSSILTHISLAAVVDPEQESHIECSAEVEWHETMKFLKVQFPVDVSNTNASYETQFGIVERPTHYNTSWDMAKFEVCCHKWADLSEATYGVSILNDSKYGFATAGNMMRLSLLRSPKAPDANADMGHHQINWGIFPHRGPLGWETVKKGFEFNVPIRIASHSKPDGLATAMGSFRLRGGTGMVLDTLKRAEDDEDVSRGEFPARKGRSVVCRVYDALGGKTRAVLETGGASVQRVWKCNLLEDDLEELPLKDGAVEIELQRFEVASYRLLLE, via the exons ATGTGCGAGATTGCAGGCCAGCCACAGACCGCTGTGAAACCCGTGGGGAAGCAG TCTCAGATCCCTTCGATTCAGCAGGAACGACTCGCTCACTTCACCGACGAGGAACAGTACAGGGAGCAGAGCATATTGCC CCGTTTATTGTTCGAAGTAGCTACGGGAGAACCCCATGTTCAGCTTTCG GTGTACTCTCCGCCAGACCTGTCCCGGCCAACGTTCAAGGAGACAACCTCCAATACCTTTACGCCGACCAAAGTCGGCACTTCCTTTGGACCTAGTTGGAGCACTCACTGGTTCCGTGTACAAATCACGGTGCCGCGGTCTTTGGCTGAGTATGATCAGCTGGAATTCCACTGGAACTCCAGCAGCGAAGCTCTAGTGTGGTCGGAGTACGGCGAGCCACTACAAGGCTTGACTTGCGGGGGCAATGTGGTGCCTGGTGACGGAACTCGAGAGGAATGGGTCCTCCCTGAGCAGTGGAAGGACGGCAAGGAGCATCTTTTCTACATCGAGATGGCATGCAATACCATGTTCGGCAATGCCGCTCATGATGATATTATTCAGCCCCCGCCGCCGGACAAGTATTTCCAACTACAGAAGGCAGCCATTGTCGCTGTAAATCAAGACGCCAGACAGCTACTATTTGATTTTCGAATCATCAGAG ACGCCGCACGACTCTTCCCGGAAGACTCCTGGGAACGGCATCACGCCATGCGAACGTGTACCAACATCATGGATACGTTTACTATGGGGAACGGAGAGCATTCGGTCATCAAGAAGTGCAGAGTAATCGCTCAGGAATACCTGGGGGAGAGAGTCAGCTCGGAAACAGTATACGACACGGACACCAAGCCAATCGTCACTGCAATCGGCCACTGCCATATTGACACGTGCTGGCTATGGCCGTGGGTCGAGACCAAGAGGAAGGTGGCCCGCTCGTGG GCGCAACAATATAGATGGCTAGAGGAGCTTTATCCGTCTGTCTACCAGCGTGTCAAGGAAAAGGTCCGTATGGGCTCTTTCCAACCCATCGGCGGAAGCTGGGTTGAGCACGATACGAACATGCCTAGTGGCGAGTCTTTGGTGCGCCAGTTTTTGTACGGGCAGCGATACTTTGAAAGCCGTTTCGGCCGCAGGCACACAACGTTCTGGCTCCCTGATACATTTGGCTATTCATCACAGCTTCCCCAAATCTGCCGGTTGGCTGGAATGACTAGGTTCTTCACGCAGAAGCTAAGCTGgaacaacatcaacaagTTCCCCCATACCACGTTCAACTGGGTGGCGTTGGATGGTCGCAGCCAAGTACTCTGCCATATGACGCCCGCAGAGAAGTACAATTCCGACGCAACATTTGAGGATGTCACAAG GCACAAGTCAATGGACCAGGACAGCACCTCGCTGCTTGTGTTTGGCAAAGGTgacggaggcggaggtcCTACAGTTGAGCATCTAGAGAACTTGAGGCGCTGTCGGGGCATAAGCGACCAAGTCGGCCGCTTACCTCGCGTGCAGGTAGGAGATTCTGTGGACGATTTCTTTGCCCGCCTGGAACGAAAGGAGAAGCAGGGTACTGAATTCGTTACGTGGTTTGGGGAGCTGTACTTTGAGTATCACCGAGGCACCTATACAACCCAAGCCAAGACCAAGCTTAACAATCGGCGGGCTGAGGCTATGCTGCACGACATTGAATACTTGGCCACACTGGCAAGCCTGCAGCCAAGTTCGGGATACCGATACCCAAAGAAGGAGCTTGATGAGATGTGGGAGAATGTGTTGCTTTGCCAATTCCACGACTGCCTGCCAGGTAGCTCGATTGCAATGTGCTACGACGATACAGATGAGGCGAGTTCTTGGAGATTCCAGTCTCTA TGCTACGATAAAATATTCGGTATTGGCGAAAAACTGATCAAAGACGCTGGCGCTGTCTTTGGACTCGATTTCCAACCTAAGGGTGTAACCAACCTTGTAGGAATCAACACCCTTAGCTGGTACAGAAGTGAACTTGTCAAACTGCCCTCTGAGGGATATGGACTGTATCGGGGcggagctggcgcaggaACTATCCAACCTCTGTCAGCCGCTCCCGTTGGAATAGCCACCATATCAGAGATAGAGAAGGGCGTTTGGGTCTTGTCTAATAGTCAGTATCGCGTCACGGTGTCCGAAGGGAACATCGTATCGCTGTATGACATTCGAGCAGACCGGGAAGTAATCCCTCCTAATTGCCGTGCCAACCAGCTTGTCGTGTTCGACGATAAACCACTCTATCACCAGGCCTGGGATGTAGAGACATACCACCTCTCCCTGGGTAGCGAGTTGACTGGCGGATCGTCCGTGGTCACCGAAAGCGGCCCCTACAGAGTGTCCGTGGAAACGACGACGCGGATCTCTGAAAGAAGCTCGATCTTGACACACATCTCGCTCGCGGCGGTCGTAGACCCCGAACAAGAAAGCCACATCGAATGCTCCGCCGAAGTCGAGTGGCATGAGACCATGAAGTTTCTCAAGGTCCAGTTCCCAGTGGATGTTTCCAATACAAACGCGTCCTATGAAACGCAGTTCGGCATTGTGGAAAGGCCAACCCATTACAACACGTCGTGGGATATGGCCAAGTTCGAGGTGTGCTGCCACAAGTGGGCCGACTTATCTGAAGCGACATACGGTGTCAGCATTCTCAACGACTCCAAGTACGGGTTTGCCACTGCTGGCAACATGATGAGGTTGAGTCTATTGCGATCCCCGAAAGCGCCCGACGCAAACGCCGACATGGGCCACCATCAGATCAACTGGGGTATCTTCCCTCACAGAGGCCCACTGGGGTGGGAGACCGTGAAGAAGGGGTTCGAATTCAACGTACCGATCCGAATTGCCTCCCACTCAAAGCCAGACGGCCTGGCCACTGCAATGGGCTCATTTAGGCTACGAGGAGGCACAGGGATGGTGCTGGATACATTGAAAAGGGctgaggatgacgaggacgtAAGTCGAGGCGAATTTCCTGCACGAAAAGGGAGAAGCGTCGTATGCAGGGTGTATGACGCGTTGGGAGGGAAAACCAGGGCGGTTCTGGAAACCGGAGGAGCCAGCGTTCAAAGGGTGTGGAAGTGCAACCTCCTGGAAGATGACTTGGAGGAGCTTCCCCTGAAAGACGGTGCCGTGGAGATAGAACTACAGAGGTTCGAAGTAGCGAGCTATCGGTTGCTCCTAGAGTAG
- a CDS encoding uncharacterized protein (ID:PFLUO_000387-T1.cds;~source:funannotate), with translation MKNIFNLDEGTILVEDILSPSAAPAIIFEQYQAQAKLLGGVEVAQELGLTMPPRDSSRYAIPALSKWSDIVFLQLLRLEVNPLVERIIQYHITNPITQGQIREALSTVGKGLEDVDIINGRSAVDFPADSDAAKALFKTPNGNGGYFLFAHHPDQLGFKTLDRISVFTTPRSASDEPSTLGEDTSAWYYMSAEFKDASLPLPSEGN, from the exons ATGAAGAACATTTTCAATCTCGACGAGGGGACCATCCTTGTGGAGGATATTCTCAGCCCAAGTGCTGCTCCTGCGATTATCTTTGAACAGTATCAAGCTCAAGCCAAACTACTTGGTGGAGTGGAGGTCGCCCAGGAGTTGGGCTTGACAATGCCACCGCGAGATAGTTCTCGCTATGCCATCCCTGCACTCTCAAAATGGTCAGACATCGTTTTTTTGCAACTTCTGCGTTTGGAGGTCAACCCTCTTGTGGAACGCATTATCCAATATCAT ATCACCAATCCGATCACGCAG GGTCAAATCCGGGAAGCTCTGAGCACCGTAGGAAAGGgtctggaggatgttgataTTATCAATGGCCGCAGTGCGGTTGATTTCCCAGCCGACAGCGATGCCGCCAAGGCGCTGTTTAAGACACCTAACGGGAACGGTGGCTACTTCCTCTTCGCGCACCATCCAGATCAGCTAGGATTCAAGACCCTTGACAGAATCAGCGTCTTCACCACTCCGCGGTCTGCATCAGATGAACCCTCAACCTTAGGGGAGGATACCTCGGCATGGTACTACATGTCTGCGGAATTCAAAGatgcttctcttcctctgccttCCGAGGGAAACTAA
- a CDS encoding uncharacterized protein (ID:PFLUO_000388-T1.cds;~source:funannotate), giving the protein MTSDIDAIIDADPNDARNLLLQAHSGFRVSQSNKLVFVIGDESIAIELLRGGKTRQLKLPDANTVSILFVTANDLGYCQRPTKAYS; this is encoded by the exons ATGACGAGT GATATTGATGCCATCATTGATGCAGACCCAAATGATGCCCGAAACCTGCTTCTTCAGGCTCATTCCGGATTCAGAGTGTCCCAGAGCAACAAACTTGTCTTCGTGATCGGGGACGAGAGCATTGCGATTGAGCTTCTTCGTGGCGGCAAAACTAGACAGTTGAAATTGCCCGACGCAAATACAGTTTCTATTCTCTTTGTTACTGCCAACGACCTTGGTTACTGCCAACGACCGACCAAGGCGTATTCATGA
- a CDS encoding uncharacterized protein (ID:PFLUO_000389-T1.cds;~source:funannotate), which translates to MRLTWHNWVDEVIAAFAWTRTQFGGQAGALVNDFLPTKLPTSDTWVLTLMAGLLGALSGGFAMAIELLPGIASSALLISGAAGVSSGGDTMANGIVTGQLPSAEAVVQNELNSLADVETYVIAQINSTIESINNTATQVLTDPATNDPTNNYYYMSADNSLASILHGGAFASSSVGTGEDLSMYQTAVSRMWDASISFLWQSQNVIIVKLSTDIIGLTGAPCDIQLTKGFQRVCDGDTAYFFGIIGISYSDTTPIYGADDNVLGKYGLNMLGVAQAANATQVKYGFGKYFSNATAQQIMSNAFQSPDELIMTLPFCDLDALYDLWKDTSLVNLENIITKELRLLYIIYNVCGAVTADIDGTIQTWPLDGYGTLVYVDGEIVREGVYGDQGDGAYSAGRGGVGNIGSPSVRPTSRPPHDAEMIPELAMRNSTDEVYHTGRGGQGNVHLDEEQRKEKERKKNPAHEGLADKLKHKLLGKK; encoded by the exons ATGCGGCTT ACCTGGCATAATTGGGTGGACGAAGTCATCGCAGCATTCGCTTGGACCAGGACCCAGTTTGGTGGGCAGGCGGGTGCCCTAGTCAACGATTTTTTACCAACAAAACTTCCCACG AGTGACACATGGGTCCTGACTCTGATGGCTGGACTTCTCGGTGCTCTCAGTGGTGGATTTGCCATGGCCATTGAACTTCTCCCTGGCATAGCGTCCTCAGCCCTCCTGATCAGCGGAGCGGCTGGAGTATCCAGCGGAGGAGATACAATGGCGAATGGCATTGTTACTGGACAGCTACCAAGTGCAGAGGCAGT GGTGCAAAATGAACTCAACTCCTTAGCAGACGTCGAGACTTATGTCATTGCCCAAATCAACAGCACTATCGAGAGTATCAATAACACTGCTACCCAAGTCCTCACTGATCCCGCGACGAATGATCCGACGAACAATTATTACTACATGAGTGCCGACAATAGCCTCGCCTCGATTTTACATGGTGGTGCATTCGCTAGCAGCAGTGTTGGCACCGGCGAAGATCTGTCCATGTACCAAACGGCAGTGAGCAGAATGTGGGACGCGTCCATCTCATTTCTGTGGCAGAGCCAGAACGTGATAATCGTCAAATTGTCGACCGACATCATTGGCCTTACAGGTGCTCCCTGTGACATCCAATTGACAAAAGGGTTCCAAAGGGTCTGCGACGGGGATACAGCGTACTTTTTTGGTATTATTGGCATTAGTTACTCGGATACCACACCAATCTATGGTGCCGATGATAATGTATTGGGGAAATATGGTCTCAACATGTTGGGCGTGGCCCAGGCTGCCAATGCGACTCAGGTGAAGTATGGGTTTGGTAAGTACTTCAGCAATGCAACGGCACAACAAATCATGTCGAACGCCTTTCAATCGCCAGATGAACTTATTATGACCCTTCCATTTTGTGATCTGGATGCTCTCTATGACCTATGGAAAGACACGTCTCTCGTCAATTTGGAGAACATAATCACCAAAGAG CTAAGACTACTGTATATCATCTACAACGTCTGCGGCGCGGTTACAGCGGACATTGATGGCACCATCCAAACCTGGCCCCTTGATGGTTACGGGACCTTAGT ATACGTCGATGGCGAGATCGTCCGCGAGGGCGTGTACGGTGACCAGGGCGATGGCGCCTACTCTGCCGGC CgcggcggcgtcggcaaCATCGGCTCCCCCAGCGTCCGCCCAACCTCCAGACCACCGCACGACGCCGAGATGATCCCGGAGCTGGCGATGCGGAACTCCACCGATGAAGTGTACCACACGGGC CGCGGCGGTCAGGGAAACGTCCACCTTGATGAAGAGCAgcgcaaggagaaggagcggaagaagaatcccGCGCATGAGGGGCTGGCGGATAAGTTGAAGCATAAGCTGCTGGGGAAGAAGTAG